Proteins from one Chiloscyllium punctatum isolate Juve2018m chromosome 4, sChiPun1.3, whole genome shotgun sequence genomic window:
- the LOC140476591 gene encoding uncharacterized protein, producing MEGESIAHSEDNSYTCSGCRKGFSQSTGLKNHKCSHAGEKPWKCGYCEKGFSHCSALEIHQRVHTGERPFICSLCGRRFTQLSTLLKHQRVHSEERPFKCPDCEKYFKSSSDLMSHRRVHTEERPFKCLDCGKCYKSSSELMSHRRVHTEERRFRCSDCGAGFKWSSQLTVHQRIHTGERPFTCSECGIGFTQSSHLKSHQQVHTEERPFKCTDCGKCFKSSHYLQSHKRVHTDERPFKCSECGKCFKGSRELIVHHRVHTDERPFRCSHCGNGFKRSSQLTLHQRLHTGERSFICSECGQVFYRFSTLLKHQRVHSGEKPFTCTECGKGFCEACHLKAHQRIHTEERPFKCPDCTRSYKSSRELKLHQRVHTDDRPFRCSQCGTGFKWSSRLTVHQRTHTGERPFTCSDCGKGFTQKIHLMTHQRVHTGERPFKCTHCGKCYVRSWDLIRHQHVHSNEMPVKCPE from the coding sequence ATGGAAGGAGAAAGCATTGCTCACAGTGAGGATAACAGTTACACATGTTCAGGATGCAGAAAAGGCTTCAGCCAATCAACTGGTCTCAAGAACCACAAATGCAGTCACGCTGGggagaaaccatggaagtgtggTTACTGTGAGAAAGGGTTCAGTCACTGCTCTGCACTCGAAATTCACCAACGtgttcacactggagagaggccattcattTGCTCCCTTTGTGGGAGGCGATTTACTCAGTTATCCACCCTGCTTAAACACCAGAGagttcacagtgaggagagaccTTTTAAATGTCCAGACTGTGAGAAGTACTTTAAAAGTTCCAGTGATCTGATGTCCCATCGGCGTgttcacactgaggagagaccTTTTAAATGTCTAGACTGTGGGAAGTGCTATAAAAGTTCCAGTGAGCTGATGTCCCATCGgcgtgtccacactgaggagagacGGTTTAGGTGCtctgactgtggagctggtttcaaGTGGTCATCTCAGCTCACTGTTCACCAGCGCattcacacgggggagaggccattcacctgctctgaatGTGGAATTGGATTCACTCAATCATCCCATCTCAAGTCACATCAGCAGgttcacactgaggagagaccTTTTAAATGTACAGACTGTGGGAAGTGTTTTAAAAGTTCCCATTATTTGCAGTCCCATAAACGTGTTCACACTGATGAGAGACCTTTTAAATGCTCAGAGTGTGGGAAGTGCTTTAAAGGTTCCAGGGAGTTGATTGTCCATCACCGTGTTCACACTGATGAGAGACCATTCAGGTGCTCTCACTGTGGGAATGGATTCAAGAGATCATCTCAACTCACTCTACACCAGCGtcttcacactggggagagatcATTCATCTGCTCTGAGTGTGGGCAGGTATTCTATCGGTTCTCCACCCTGTTGAAGCATCAGCGAGTTCATTctggggagaagccattcacttgtactgagtgtgggaagggattttgTGAGGCTTGCCATCTCAAGGCACACCAGCGAattcacactgaggagagaccCTTCAAATGTCCAGATTGTACGAGGAGTTATAAAAGCTCCAGGGAGCTGAAGTTACACCAACGTGTTCACACTGATGACAGACCATTCAGgtgctctcagtgtgggactggctTCAAGTGGTCATCTCGTCTCACTGTACATCAGCGCACTCATACTGGagagagaccgttcacctgctCCGACTGTGGGAAGGGTTTCACTCAGAAAATTCACCTGATgacacaccagcgagttcacactggggaAAGACCTTTTAAATGCACACACTGTGGGAAGTGCTATGTAAGATCCTGGGATCTGATACGCCATCAACatgttcattccaatgagatgcctgttaaatgtccAGAATGA